A genomic region of Capnocytophaga canimorsus contains the following coding sequences:
- a CDS encoding PhnA domain-containing protein — translation MSLLEELKNRSQNQCEFCTSTENLAIYEVPPTGTGGVDGSLLACSTCISQIENPETTDPNHWRCLNESMWSEHRAVKIMAWRMLNRLKNEGWSLDLLNMLYLDDEELAFAKASNDHLDESEKIIHRDCNGAVLQAGDNVVLIKDLKVKGSSMVAKQGTVVRKISLDHENANYIEGKVDGQQIVIVTQYVKKA, via the coding sequence ATGAGTTTACTTGAAGAATTGAAAAACCGAAGCCAAAATCAATGCGAATTTTGTACATCAACTGAAAATTTAGCCATTTACGAAGTTCCACCTACGGGTACTGGTGGGGTTGATGGTAGCCTTTTGGCTTGTTCTACGTGTATTTCGCAAATTGAAAATCCCGAAACTACCGATCCTAACCACTGGCGTTGCCTCAATGAAAGTATGTGGAGTGAGCATCGGGCAGTGAAAATAATGGCGTGGCGAATGCTCAATCGGTTAAAAAATGAAGGTTGGTCGCTTGACCTGCTCAATATGTTGTATTTGGATGACGAAGAACTGGCTTTTGCCAAAGCATCAAACGACCATTTAGACGAAAGCGAAAAAATCATTCATCGTGATTGTAATGGTGCTGTACTTCAAGCTGGAGATAACGTAGTATTAATTAAAGATTTAAAAGTTAAAGGTAGTAGTATGGTTGCCAAACAAGGCACCGTAGTTCGAAAAATTTCATTAGACCACGAAAACGCTAACTATATCGAAGGCAAAGTAGATGGACAACAAATCGTTATTGTTACTCAATACGTTAAGAAGGCATAG
- a CDS encoding Mrp/NBP35 family ATP-binding protein, translating to MKNIQKKDVLEALRKITTPGEGKNMVDGGAIQNIVVFGDEVVVDVVIDNPSLQAKKRTEVEIIRAIHAEVYEKAKVVVNVKVIAPEKPEIKGKPIPGIKNIIAVASGKGGVGKSTITSNLAVALAKMGFQVGLLDADIYGPSAPIMFDVEQEKPLSVTIDGVSKMKPIENYGVKLLSIGFFTNPNQAVIWRGPMAAKALNQMVFDAHWGELDFLLIDLPPGTGDIHLSIMQALPVTGAVVVSTPQNVALADARKGVAMFRQEAINVPVLGIVENMAYFTPEELPQNKYYIFGKEGAKNLSADLDIPFLGEIPLVQSIREAGDVGRPAALQSGTPQEKAFTELAKNVVSQVVKRNESLPPSEAIKITTMAGCK from the coding sequence ATGAAAAACATTCAGAAAAAAGACGTTTTGGAGGCATTACGCAAGATAACCACCCCTGGCGAAGGTAAAAATATGGTGGATGGTGGTGCTATTCAAAATATAGTGGTTTTTGGTGATGAGGTGGTAGTTGATGTAGTGATTGACAATCCCAGCTTACAGGCAAAAAAACGTACAGAGGTAGAAATTATCCGTGCTATTCACGCCGAAGTGTACGAAAAAGCCAAAGTGGTGGTCAATGTGAAGGTAATTGCCCCTGAAAAACCTGAAATAAAAGGAAAACCGATACCAGGTATCAAGAATATCATTGCTGTAGCTTCAGGTAAGGGTGGAGTTGGCAAATCTACCATTACATCGAATTTGGCGGTTGCCCTTGCTAAAATGGGATTTCAAGTTGGGCTTTTAGATGCCGACATCTATGGTCCTTCCGCGCCTATTATGTTCGATGTGGAGCAAGAAAAACCCCTATCGGTTACCATTGATGGCGTATCGAAGATGAAGCCTATTGAAAACTATGGTGTTAAGCTCTTATCCATAGGATTTTTTACCAACCCCAATCAAGCGGTGATATGGCGCGGACCTATGGCAGCCAAAGCACTTAATCAGATGGTATTTGATGCACATTGGGGCGAGTTAGATTTTTTGTTGATTGATTTACCTCCTGGAACTGGTGATATTCACTTAAGTATTATGCAAGCCTTACCCGTTACTGGGGCTGTGGTGGTGAGTACACCTCAAAATGTTGCCTTGGCTGATGCCCGAAAAGGAGTAGCAATGTTCCGTCAAGAGGCTATCAATGTGCCTGTGCTGGGTATTGTAGAAAATATGGCATATTTTACCCCTGAAGAACTTCCGCAAAACAAATATTATATCTTTGGTAAAGAGGGGGCAAAAAATTTATCGGCAGATTTAGACATACCTTTCTTGGGCGAAATTCCGTTGGTGCAAAGCATTCGCGAGGCAGGTGACGTGGGGCGTCCGGCGGCCTTACAAAGTGGCACTCCGCAGGAAAAAGCCTTTACAGAACTTGCCAAAAATGTAGTTTCACAGGTAGTGAAACGCAATGAGAGTCTTCCGCCTTCCGAAGCAATTAAAATTACTACAATGGCAGGTTGTAAGTAG
- a CDS encoding DUF6261 family protein, with amino-acid sequence MKKLTALDITKLYNAEFAQLIARFLEDFSKSDLEANTDEDLKELMESLKTQLPDFNAASDQVRASGESAKIVQADSERDATLRALKDALKAYKNTKVHSEKEAYTALDLLLSEYKGVETNSYEVQTNRLANLVERLQSEAYKKHVNELAIAKFVERLHQANTHFDELFANRSFLLSQRKKYNANELRKALVFDYRKICNYVEAVANVRKDNFYTEMLAIINNSRKYFADTVLSRRTKKKEAKKESPKEE; translated from the coding sequence ATGAAAAAATTAACAGCGCTTGATATAACTAAGTTATATAATGCAGAGTTTGCCCAGCTGATAGCTCGTTTTTTGGAAGATTTTTCAAAAAGCGACTTGGAAGCTAACACAGATGAAGATTTAAAGGAGCTAATGGAGTCGTTAAAAACACAATTGCCAGACTTTAATGCTGCTTCTGACCAAGTTCGTGCCAGTGGTGAGTCAGCTAAAATTGTACAGGCTGATTCCGAGCGCGATGCTACCCTTCGTGCACTTAAAGACGCCTTAAAAGCCTACAAAAATACTAAAGTACATTCTGAAAAAGAAGCCTACACAGCACTGGATTTGCTACTTTCAGAGTATAAAGGTGTAGAAACAAACAGCTATGAAGTGCAAACCAATCGTTTGGCAAATTTGGTTGAACGTTTGCAGAGCGAGGCTTATAAAAAACACGTTAATGAATTAGCTATTGCCAAGTTTGTAGAACGTTTGCATCAAGCCAATACCCATTTTGATGAATTATTTGCCAATCGCTCTTTCTTGCTTTCACAACGTAAGAAATACAATGCCAATGAGCTAAGAAAAGCTTTGGTTTTTGATTATCGTAAAATTTGTAATTATGTAGAGGCTGTGGCTAATGTTCGTAAAGATAATTTTTATACTGAAATGTTAGCTATTATAAACAACTCACGCAAATACTTTGCTGATACGGTACTTTCACGCCGAACTAAGAAAAAAGAAGCAAAAAAGGAAAGCCCGAAAGAGGAATAG
- a CDS encoding glutamine--tRNA ligase/YqeY domain fusion protein, whose protein sequence is MLEELKEQKSNNFIENIIEEDLANGFSSSKLRFRFPPEPNGYLHIGHASSICLNFGLGLRYQSPVNLRFDDTNPSKEEQEYVDAIKRDVEWLGFEWDRECYASDYFQELYDWAVQLIKQGKAYVDGQTSEEIAKQKGTPTQAGTESPYRNTSVEENLQLFERMKNGEFENGKYVLRAKIDMASPNMLMRDPIIYRIMHSSHHRTGNQWCIYPMYDWAHGESDYLEQISHSICTLEFLPHRELYDWFLDQIIDKDKVRPKQREFARRNLSHTVVSKRKLLQLVNEKHVSGWDDPRMPTISGLRRRGYTPESIRKFADTIGIAKRENLIDVSLLEFCIREDLNKKANRVMAVLDPVKLVITNYPEGKEEWLDAENNPEEEVLTFRKVPFSREIYIEKEDFREEANNKFFRLKLGGEVRLKNAYIIKGESVVKDENGNITEIHCTYDPDSRSGSGTEASKRKVKGTLHWVSVPHALEAEARIYDRLFTVAEPDRQEKDFLEYVNPDSLKVTTAYVEPSLKDAKVGEGFQFQRLGYFSLDPDSTPEKLVFNKTVGLKDTWTKVEEK, encoded by the coding sequence ATGTTAGAGGAATTAAAAGAACAAAAATCAAATAATTTTATTGAAAATATTATTGAAGAAGATTTAGCAAATGGATTTTCTTCTAGCAAGTTGCGTTTTCGTTTCCCACCAGAGCCTAATGGCTATTTGCACATTGGTCACGCTAGTTCAATATGTTTGAACTTCGGATTGGGGTTGCGTTATCAATCGCCTGTAAATCTGCGGTTTGACGATACCAATCCGTCTAAAGAAGAGCAAGAATACGTTGATGCCATCAAACGCGATGTGGAGTGGCTCGGATTTGAGTGGGACAGAGAGTGTTACGCTTCTGATTACTTCCAAGAATTATACGATTGGGCGGTGCAGCTCATCAAACAAGGAAAAGCCTATGTAGATGGGCAAACTTCCGAGGAAATCGCCAAACAAAAAGGAACTCCTACCCAAGCCGGTACTGAAAGTCCGTATAGAAATACTTCCGTTGAGGAAAATTTACAACTTTTCGAGCGAATGAAAAACGGCGAATTTGAAAACGGAAAATATGTGCTTCGTGCCAAAATCGATATGGCATCGCCTAATATGTTGATGCGTGACCCGATCATCTACCGAATTATGCATTCAAGTCATCATCGTACTGGAAATCAGTGGTGTATATATCCTATGTACGACTGGGCTCACGGCGAAAGCGATTATTTGGAGCAAATTTCGCACTCCATTTGTACGCTTGAGTTTTTGCCACACCGCGAATTGTACGACTGGTTTTTAGACCAAATTATTGACAAAGATAAAGTCCGCCCCAAACAACGTGAGTTTGCTCGTCGAAACCTATCGCATACCGTTGTGAGCAAACGAAAATTGTTGCAATTGGTCAACGAAAAACACGTTTCGGGTTGGGACGACCCGCGTATGCCCACCATATCAGGCTTACGCAGAAGAGGTTACACGCCCGAGTCTATCCGAAAATTTGCTGACACCATCGGAATTGCCAAACGCGAAAATTTGATAGATGTTTCATTATTAGAGTTTTGCATTCGCGAGGATTTGAACAAAAAAGCAAATCGCGTAATGGCGGTGCTTGACCCTGTTAAACTGGTGATTACCAATTATCCCGAAGGAAAAGAAGAATGGTTAGATGCTGAAAATAATCCCGAAGAAGAGGTTTTGACATTCCGAAAAGTGCCTTTTTCGAGAGAAATTTATATCGAAAAGGAAGATTTTAGAGAAGAAGCCAACAACAAATTTTTCCGGTTGAAATTAGGTGGGGAAGTTCGCTTAAAAAATGCGTATATTATTAAGGGAGAAAGTGTTGTGAAGGATGAAAACGGAAATATTACCGAAATTCATTGTACATATGACCCCGATAGCCGTAGTGGAAGCGGTACGGAGGCGAGTAAACGCAAAGTGAAAGGTACATTGCATTGGGTATCAGTTCCTCACGCATTGGAGGCGGAGGCACGTATTTACGACCGTTTGTTCACCGTTGCCGAGCCTGACCGTCAAGAAAAGGACTTTTTGGAATACGTAAATCCCGATTCACTTAAAGTGACGACCGCTTACGTGGAACCGAGTTTGAAAGATGCCAAAGTGGGCGAGGGCTTCCAATTCCAACGATTGGGCTATTTCAGTCTCGACCCTGATTCAACCCCCGAAAAATTGGTTTTCAATAAAACCGTTGGACTGAAAGATACTTGGACGAAGGTAGAAGAGAAATAG
- a CDS encoding 2Fe-2S iron-sulfur cluster-binding family protein, whose amino-acid sequence MSDVTIKITDRDGIQHTIQAPTDMGMSLMEVVRAYELAEEGTVGVCGGMAMCASCQCYVDDDFPLPEKSDEEEAMLFEAYHVQENSRLGCQIPITPDLEGLSVTLAPYP is encoded by the coding sequence ATGAGCGATGTAACGATAAAAATAACAGACAGAGATGGCATACAGCACACCATACAAGCTCCTACCGATATGGGAATGAGTCTTATGGAGGTGGTTCGTGCCTATGAATTGGCAGAAGAAGGCACTGTGGGAGTTTGTGGAGGTATGGCAATGTGTGCCTCGTGTCAGTGCTATGTAGATGATGATTTTCCGCTCCCAGAGAAGTCAGATGAGGAAGAAGCAATGCTCTTTGAGGCGTATCACGTTCAAGAAAATAGCCGTTTGGGTTGTCAAATTCCCATTACCCCCGATTTGGAGGGACTATCTGTAACATTAGCTCCGTATCCGTAA
- a CDS encoding NifU family protein produces the protein MENKNITERVHQALEEIRPYLQNDGGDISLVAIEEEGKTVKVRLEGNCLSCSINQMTLRSGVEMTIKKYAPEVQSVINVQ, from the coding sequence ATGGAAAATAAAAATATTACAGAGCGAGTTCATCAAGCCTTGGAAGAAATCCGACCGTACTTGCAAAATGATGGTGGCGATATCTCATTAGTTGCCATTGAAGAGGAAGGAAAAACAGTTAAAGTGCGCTTGGAAGGAAACTGTTTGAGTTGCTCTATCAATCAAATGACCTTGCGTAGTGGCGTAGAAATGACAATTAAGAAATACGCTCCAGAGGTACAATCAGTAATAAACGTACAATAA
- a CDS encoding DUF2911 domain-containing protein, translating to MKNRMFFWVALFWVICVWGQVKTPDVSPKSVVNQTIGLTEVEVVYSRPSIKGRMIFGDLVPFDKIWRTGANAATTIEFSTDVTFGGIPVKEGKYALYSVPGKKLWKVLLYADHQIWGDPGNNYDPKKVVAEVTVTPQTISPKVETFRIGFDELKPNEGFLSITWEQTLVQVLVGVNSHQVVLESIKKTMAGPTASDYHRAAAYYFEQNMDLDKAIEWVNKAAELNPKAYWVLKLKSEIQAAKNNFTDALKTANQALEAAQKAGNQGYVKMIEQNIALWKKKQ from the coding sequence ATGAAAAATAGAATGTTTTTTTGGGTTGCTTTATTTTGGGTGATTTGTGTTTGGGGGCAGGTTAAAACGCCCGATGTGAGCCCCAAATCGGTGGTAAATCAAACCATTGGACTTACGGAGGTAGAGGTAGTTTATTCACGTCCGTCCATAAAAGGGAGAATGATTTTTGGTGATTTGGTACCTTTCGATAAAATTTGGAGAACTGGAGCCAATGCGGCTACTACCATTGAGTTTTCAACCGATGTTACCTTTGGAGGGATTCCAGTTAAGGAAGGAAAATATGCACTATATTCCGTTCCAGGAAAGAAGCTATGGAAAGTACTTTTGTATGCCGATCATCAAATTTGGGGTGATCCAGGTAATAACTACGACCCCAAAAAAGTGGTCGCCGAAGTTACAGTAACTCCTCAAACGATAAGCCCCAAGGTAGAAACGTTTCGTATTGGTTTTGATGAACTTAAACCCAATGAAGGCTTTTTAAGCATCACTTGGGAACAAACTTTAGTGCAAGTGCTTGTTGGGGTTAATTCACATCAAGTTGTTTTGGAAAGTATCAAAAAAACAATGGCAGGACCTACGGCTTCTGACTATCATAGGGCTGCAGCCTATTATTTTGAACAAAATATGGATTTGGATAAAGCTATAGAATGGGTAAATAAAGCCGCTGAGCTGAACCCTAAAGCCTATTGGGTACTTAAATTGAAATCGGAAATACAAGCCGCTAAAAACAATTTTACAGATGCCTTAAAAACAGCCAACCAAGCCCTTGAAGCAGCTCAAAAGGCAGGAAATCAAGGATACGTTAAAATGATTGAACAAAATATAGCGCTTTGGAAGAAAAAACAGTAA
- a CDS encoding DUF2750 domain-containing protein has product MLQNSSTIDARYEHFISKVVQTQIIYTLEDKQGVAICGSNDFELDGEPVPVLLFWSDKVLANACKVEEWASYDVKEIPLNEFIENWCLGMYDDEVVSGIEFDANLFGREESPLQLLEDLIAEIKSTKATISFKQFKSVADMESYLSEIGDTLN; this is encoded by the coding sequence ATGTTGCAAAATTCATCAACTATTGATGCTCGTTATGAGCATTTTATTAGTAAAGTAGTGCAGACTCAAATCATTTATACCCTTGAAGATAAGCAAGGCGTAGCCATTTGTGGTTCGAATGATTTCGAATTAGATGGTGAGCCTGTACCTGTATTACTTTTTTGGTCAGATAAAGTACTGGCTAATGCGTGTAAGGTAGAAGAATGGGCTTCTTATGATGTAAAGGAAATCCCATTAAATGAGTTTATAGAGAATTGGTGCTTAGGGATGTATGACGATGAGGTGGTTTCGGGTATTGAATTCGATGCAAACCTTTTCGGAAGAGAAGAATCACCCTTGCAACTTCTGGAGGACTTAATCGCAGAGATAAAAAGCACCAAAGCAACTATTTCCTTCAAGCAATTCAAATCTGTTGCCGATATGGAAAGTTATTTAAGCGAAATAGGAGACACTTTGAATTAG
- a CDS encoding NAD(P)/FAD-dependent oxidoreductase translates to MKQTDIIIIGAGPTGLFAVFEAGLLKLKCHLIDALPQPGGQLAELYPKKPIFDIPGYPSVGAGELIDNLMEQIKQFQPEFTLSETAEKIDKLEDGTFIVTTNKGTQIKGKAVAIAGGLGTFEPRKPEIPNLEAYEEKGVEYFVKNPEQFRGKNIVIAGGGDSALDWSIFLANVAASVTLVHRRNEFRGALDSVEKVQKLKNEGKINLLTPAEVVEVIGNGKVEAVIIEKEGERQTLPTDYFIPLFGLVPKLGPIANWGLEIEKNAIKVNNALDYQTNIEGIYAIGDVNIYPGKLKLILCGFHEATLMCQSVYNRLNPNKKYVLKYTTVSGVEGFDGSKKEAEKAVVKVIE, encoded by the coding sequence ATGAAACAAACTGATATTATTATCATAGGGGCAGGACCAACGGGGCTTTTTGCCGTTTTTGAAGCCGGACTGCTCAAGCTCAAATGCCATTTGATTGATGCTTTGCCTCAACCAGGTGGGCAATTGGCTGAACTTTATCCTAAAAAGCCAATATTTGATATCCCAGGCTATCCCAGCGTAGGTGCTGGGGAACTTATTGATAACCTAATGGAGCAAATCAAACAGTTTCAGCCTGAATTTACACTCTCTGAAACCGCCGAAAAAATTGATAAGCTTGAAGACGGAACTTTTATTGTTACTACTAATAAAGGAACGCAAATCAAAGGGAAAGCCGTTGCCATAGCAGGAGGATTAGGAACATTTGAACCCCGAAAACCCGAAATACCCAATTTGGAAGCCTATGAGGAAAAAGGAGTAGAGTACTTTGTGAAAAATCCGGAGCAATTTCGAGGTAAAAATATCGTCATTGCAGGGGGAGGCGACTCAGCTTTGGACTGGTCGATATTCTTAGCAAATGTAGCTGCTTCAGTAACATTGGTGCATCGCCGTAATGAATTCCGTGGAGCATTAGATTCTGTAGAAAAGGTGCAAAAGCTAAAGAATGAGGGTAAAATAAATCTCCTTACTCCTGCCGAAGTAGTTGAGGTAATCGGAAATGGAAAGGTAGAAGCGGTAATTATTGAAAAAGAGGGGGAAAGGCAAACCTTACCAACCGATTATTTTATTCCGCTCTTTGGGTTGGTGCCTAAATTAGGTCCTATCGCCAATTGGGGGCTCGAAATCGAAAAGAATGCAATAAAAGTAAATAATGCTTTGGATTATCAAACCAACATTGAGGGAATTTATGCCATAGGTGACGTAAATATCTACCCAGGAAAGCTCAAACTCATTTTGTGTGGTTTCCACGAGGCTACCCTAATGTGCCAAAGTGTTTATAATCGCCTCAATCCGAATAAGAAATATGTGCTAAAATATACGACTGTTTCAGGAGTGGAAGGATTTGATGGCTCTAAAAAAGAAGCCGAAAAAGCAGTAGTAAAAGTCATAGAATAA